The following proteins are encoded in a genomic region of Burkholderia stabilis:
- a CDS encoding cupin domain-containing protein, whose product MIDVSLITDALTPSGEPTQYRVSPEKLISGDPLQTLTPGFASPCGRFSTGIWESTPGCWHVAYTEAEYCEILAGTSVITDLEGNRKTVRTGHRFVIPPGFRGTWEVVEPTRKIFVAYDEQPPQ is encoded by the coding sequence ATGATCGACGTTTCATTGATTACCGACGCGCTCACCCCGAGCGGCGAGCCGACGCAGTACCGCGTGTCGCCCGAGAAGCTGATTTCAGGCGATCCGCTGCAGACGCTCACGCCCGGCTTCGCGAGCCCGTGCGGCCGTTTTTCGACCGGCATCTGGGAAAGCACGCCCGGCTGCTGGCACGTTGCCTACACCGAAGCGGAATACTGCGAGATCCTGGCAGGCACGTCGGTGATCACCGACCTGGAAGGCAACCGCAAGACCGTTCGCACCGGCCATCGTTTCGTGATTCCGCCGGGTTTCCGCGGCACCTGGGAAGTCGTCGAACCCACGCGCAAGATCTTCGTCGCGTACGACGAACAGCCGCCTCAGTAA
- a CDS encoding LysR substrate-binding domain-containing protein, translating to MLALLLAAFYETARQGSVTAAAKRLDVSQPTITSRIQQLERHYGVELFHRRGNRLDLSDAGASLMPMIGQMLQMENDIDFALRNERELHTGNLRVGTTGPFYILPAIAAFRRQYPAVKISVEIGNSQQVLDALVDFRVDVAVSSQRDDDPRFVRHTIANDPLVLVVHRSHPLAARDATTLAALAGETLLLREPGSRTRALMEHVLKHAGLGLPANAIELGSREAIREAVRHDMGSTLMPRGEVGAHPELRAIALADDMPPMHEYLYYLDARADTRLITAFMANVERLHAPEPA from the coding sequence ATGCTTGCCCTGCTTCTCGCCGCCTTCTACGAAACCGCCCGCCAGGGCAGCGTGACCGCGGCCGCGAAGCGCCTCGACGTGAGCCAGCCGACGATCACGTCGCGCATTCAGCAGCTCGAACGCCATTACGGCGTCGAGCTGTTTCATCGCCGCGGCAACCGTCTCGATCTCAGCGACGCGGGCGCGTCGCTGATGCCGATGATCGGCCAGATGCTGCAGATGGAAAACGACATCGATTTCGCGCTGCGCAACGAGCGCGAACTGCATACCGGCAACCTGCGCGTCGGCACGACCGGCCCGTTCTACATCCTGCCCGCGATCGCCGCGTTCCGGCGCCAGTATCCGGCCGTGAAGATCAGCGTCGAGATCGGCAATTCGCAGCAGGTGCTCGATGCGCTCGTCGATTTTCGCGTCGACGTCGCTGTGTCGTCGCAGCGCGACGACGATCCGCGTTTCGTGCGGCATACGATCGCGAACGATCCGCTCGTGCTGGTCGTGCATCGTTCGCATCCGCTCGCCGCGCGCGATGCGACCACGCTCGCCGCACTGGCCGGCGAGACGCTGCTGCTGCGCGAACCGGGCTCGCGCACGCGCGCGTTGATGGAACACGTGCTGAAGCACGCGGGCCTCGGCCTGCCCGCGAACGCGATCGAGCTCGGCAGCCGCGAAGCGATTCGCGAAGCCGTGCGGCACGACATGGGCAGCACGCTGATGCCGCGCGGCGAGGTCGGCGCGCATCCGGAGTTGCGCGCGATCGCGCTCGCCGACGACATGCCGCCGATGCACGAATACCTGTACTACCTCGACGCGCGCGCCGATACGCGGCTGATCACCGCGTTCATGGCCAACGTCGAACGCCTGCACGCGCCCGAACCCGCGTAA
- a CDS encoding HAD family hydrolase codes for MTQLALFDLDFTLIPFDSDQAWGRFMVEHGLVDAAEFARIDAAFSAGYAAGTLDIHAHLCDMLAPLARHSRERLAHWHARFMDDVVRPAIAPAALDLVRHHRARGDLCCIVTATNAFITRPIAHAFGIDALIACELETVDGHPDSRYTGRPAGVPSYREGKIVRTDAWLASLGFAWSDFERSWFYSDSHNDVPLLEKVTDAVATHPDERLRALATARGWQIAELFETV; via the coding sequence ATGACGCAACTCGCGCTTTTCGATCTCGACTTCACCCTCATTCCGTTCGACAGCGACCAGGCGTGGGGCCGCTTCATGGTCGAACACGGCCTCGTCGACGCGGCCGAATTCGCGCGTATCGACGCGGCGTTTTCAGCCGGTTACGCGGCCGGCACGCTCGACATCCATGCGCACCTGTGCGACATGCTCGCGCCGCTCGCGCGTCATTCGCGCGAACGGCTCGCACACTGGCACGCGCGCTTCATGGATGACGTCGTGCGGCCCGCGATCGCGCCGGCCGCGCTCGATCTCGTGCGTCATCACCGCGCGCGCGGCGACCTGTGCTGCATCGTCACCGCGACGAACGCGTTCATCACACGGCCGATCGCGCACGCGTTCGGCATCGACGCGTTGATCGCGTGCGAGCTCGAGACTGTCGACGGTCACCCCGACTCGCGTTACACGGGGCGGCCGGCCGGCGTGCCGAGCTATCGGGAAGGGAAGATCGTGCGCACCGACGCATGGCTCGCGTCGCTAGGCTTCGCGTGGTCCGACTTCGAACGAAGCTGGTTCTACAGCGATTCGCACAACGACGTGCCGCTGCTCGAGAAAGTCACCGATGCGGTCGCAACTCATCCGGACGAGCGGTTGCGCGCGCTCGCGACGGCGCGCGGCTGGCAGATCGCCGAGCTGTTCGAGACGGTGTGA
- a CDS encoding phosphocholine-specific phospholipase C, with amino-acid sequence MTSIDRRSFLRAAAGSAALSMFPPAIRRALAIPANNQTSTINDVQHVVIFMQENRSFDHYFGTMPGVRGFGDRLTIPQPGGTPVWQQSDGKRPVLPFYLDSTKGNALLVGGAHSWTDSHTAWDNGRMTAWPASKGDASMGYLRQSDLPFHFALANAFTVCDAYHCSLHGGTNSNRIFLWTGTNGPTGSNTAVVNNDGWDGLGSSKTGLTWTTYPERLQASGVSWKVYQNMPDNYTDNPLAGFATFRKVNETVPGSPNAPYTSAMEALSPLYKGIGNTMPDGGFLQALADDIAANRMPQVSWIVSPQAYCEHPGASTPGQGAYYLQRLLDTLTANPDVWSKTVLFVNYDENDGFFDHMPPPNAPSRNADGTYAGASTVTTQYEYFTLPNPPGDSSPLAPDGRPYGPGPRVPMFVVSPWSTGGWVNSEVFDHTSVLRFLEQRFGVQEPNISPWRRAVCGDMTSAFNFRNPNGNPTTSLPAPTKAAADAQHVQQSLMGAVPVPSVGAQQMPVQPPGTRPSRALPYELHTSASADVSGGLLWLTFSNTGTVGAVFHVYDKLHLDRAPRRYTVEAGKQLSDSWRAVADDAGNYDLWVLGPNGFLREFQGNVAKAASGPVPEIRVCYDPANDAVYLTIMNVGNAASQVTVTSNAYRTDGPWSYSVPAGMQVEPYWTLAASSGWYDFTLAAENGLVRRFAGRVETGKDSISDPAMGVSS; translated from the coding sequence ATGACTTCCATCGACCGCCGTTCGTTTCTCCGTGCCGCCGCCGGCAGCGCGGCCCTCTCGATGTTCCCGCCGGCGATCCGGCGCGCGCTCGCGATTCCCGCGAACAACCAGACCAGCACGATCAACGACGTCCAGCACGTCGTGATCTTCATGCAGGAAAACCGTTCGTTCGACCATTATTTCGGCACGATGCCCGGCGTACGCGGCTTCGGCGATCGCCTGACGATCCCGCAGCCGGGCGGCACGCCGGTCTGGCAGCAAAGCGACGGCAAGCGACCGGTGCTGCCGTTCTATCTCGACAGCACGAAGGGCAATGCGCTGCTCGTCGGCGGCGCGCATTCGTGGACCGATTCGCATACGGCGTGGGACAACGGCCGGATGACCGCGTGGCCCGCGTCGAAGGGCGATGCGTCGATGGGCTACCTGCGCCAGTCCGACCTGCCGTTCCACTTCGCGCTCGCGAATGCGTTCACCGTCTGCGACGCGTACCACTGCTCGCTGCACGGCGGCACCAACTCGAACCGCATCTTCCTGTGGACCGGCACGAACGGCCCGACGGGATCGAACACGGCGGTCGTGAACAACGACGGCTGGGACGGCCTCGGCTCGTCGAAGACGGGCCTGACCTGGACGACCTATCCGGAGCGCCTGCAGGCGTCCGGCGTGAGCTGGAAGGTCTACCAGAACATGCCGGACAACTACACCGACAACCCGCTCGCGGGCTTTGCGACGTTCCGCAAGGTCAACGAGACCGTGCCGGGTTCGCCGAACGCGCCGTACACGAGCGCAATGGAAGCGCTGTCGCCGCTGTACAAGGGGATCGGCAACACGATGCCCGACGGCGGTTTCCTGCAGGCGCTCGCCGACGACATCGCCGCGAACCGCATGCCGCAGGTGAGCTGGATCGTGTCGCCGCAGGCGTATTGCGAGCACCCGGGCGCATCGACGCCGGGGCAGGGCGCGTACTACCTGCAACGGCTGCTCGACACGCTGACCGCGAACCCCGACGTGTGGAGCAAGACCGTGCTGTTCGTGAACTACGACGAGAACGACGGCTTCTTCGATCACATGCCGCCGCCGAACGCGCCGTCGCGCAATGCGGACGGCACGTATGCGGGCGCGTCGACCGTGACGACGCAGTACGAATACTTCACGCTGCCGAACCCGCCCGGCGATTCGTCGCCGCTCGCGCCGGACGGCCGCCCGTACGGGCCCGGCCCGCGCGTGCCGATGTTCGTCGTGTCGCCGTGGAGTACCGGCGGCTGGGTCAACTCGGAAGTGTTCGACCATACGTCGGTGCTGCGCTTCCTGGAGCAGCGCTTCGGCGTGCAGGAGCCGAACATCAGCCCGTGGCGCCGCGCGGTGTGCGGCGACATGACGTCGGCGTTCAACTTCAGGAACCCGAACGGCAACCCGACGACGTCGCTGCCGGCGCCGACCAAGGCCGCCGCCGACGCGCAGCACGTGCAGCAGAGCCTGATGGGCGCGGTGCCGGTGCCGTCGGTCGGCGCGCAGCAGATGCCGGTGCAGCCGCCGGGCACGCGGCCGTCGCGCGCGCTGCCGTACGAGCTGCATACGAGCGCGAGCGCCGACGTGTCGGGCGGGCTGCTGTGGCTCACGTTCAGCAACACGGGCACGGTCGGCGCGGTGTTCCATGTGTACGACAAGCTGCATCTCGATCGCGCGCCGCGCCGTTATACGGTCGAAGCGGGCAAGCAGTTGTCGGATTCGTGGCGCGCGGTGGCCGACGACGCGGGCAACTACGACCTGTGGGTGCTCGGGCCGAACGGTTTCCTGCGCGAATTCCAGGGCAACGTCGCGAAGGCGGCGAGCGGGCCCGTGCCGGAGATTCGCGTGTGCTACGACCCGGCGAACGACGCCGTGTACCTGACGATCATGAACGTCGGCAATGCGGCGAGCCAGGTGACGGTCACGTCGAACGCGTATCGCACCGACGGCCCGTGGAGTTATTCGGTGCCGGCCGGCATGCAGGTCGAGCCGTACTGGACGCTCGCCGCGTCGAGCGGCTGGTACGACTTCACGCTCGCGGCCGAGAATGGCCTCGTGCGCCGCTTCGCGGGCCGAGTCGAGACCGGCAAGGACAGCATCAGCGATCCGGCGATGGGCGTGTCGAGCTGA